One genomic region from Flagellimonas oceani encodes:
- a CDS encoding FtsW/RodA/SpoVE family cell cycle protein produces MFAIFKNLKGDKAIWGVVALLALFSFLPVYSASTNLVYVNGDGTTLGHLVKHAVLLFLGFGIIYAVHRIPTHYFKGLSIIAMPIVILLLIYTLTVETRIGGVTANRWIKIPLVGVNFQTSTLAAVVLMIWIARYLTKIKDVKITFKESILPLWLPVVLVVLLILPENFSTAAIISFMVLVLCFLGGYPLKYLFAMVASGIVFAGMFLFVLFKAPEVLPQRAGTWKSRIETFIHPEQADRDDLHQLTLAQIAVAEGGVVGKGAGKSVMKNMLSQSTSDFIFAIIIEEYGLLGGGALLFFYLLLLFRIVVVAHSSKTVFSKLLVIGVGLPIVFQAFINMAVVVQLFPVTGQPLPLISMGGTSIWMTCMAIGIVLSASNKKENLEEQSHGIDETNPLEVLSGQI; encoded by the coding sequence AGGTGATAAAGCCATTTGGGGCGTAGTGGCCCTCTTGGCACTTTTCTCATTTTTGCCGGTGTACAGCGCCAGTACCAATTTGGTCTACGTCAACGGTGATGGGACCACATTGGGTCATTTGGTAAAACATGCTGTGCTCTTGTTTTTGGGCTTCGGTATTATTTATGCCGTACACAGGATACCCACACACTATTTTAAGGGGCTTTCCATCATAGCCATGCCCATAGTTATATTGCTTTTGATTTACACCTTGACCGTGGAAACTCGAATTGGCGGGGTGACGGCAAACCGTTGGATAAAAATTCCGTTGGTCGGGGTCAATTTCCAGACATCTACATTGGCAGCGGTGGTTTTGATGATATGGATTGCCAGATACCTCACCAAGATCAAGGATGTCAAGATAACATTCAAAGAAAGTATTTTACCGCTTTGGTTGCCCGTAGTATTAGTGGTTCTGTTGATTTTGCCGGAGAACTTCTCGACGGCTGCTATCATCAGTTTTATGGTTTTGGTGCTGTGCTTTTTGGGCGGGTATCCTTTAAAATACTTGTTCGCCATGGTGGCGTCGGGAATCGTATTTGCAGGAATGTTCCTGTTTGTACTGTTCAAAGCACCGGAAGTATTGCCCCAGCGAGCCGGAACTTGGAAGTCAAGGATAGAGACCTTTATCCACCCCGAACAGGCGGACAGAGACGATCTGCATCAGTTGACATTGGCACAGATTGCCGTGGCCGAAGGTGGTGTAGTGGGCAAGGGAGCAGGAAAAAGTGTAATGAAGAATATGTTGTCCCAAAGTACTTCGGATTTCATTTTTGCCATCATAATTGAAGAATATGGATTGCTGGGTGGAGGAGCATTGTTGTTTTTCTATTTGTTGCTGCTATTTCGGATTGTCGTGGTAGCGCACTCGTCCAAAACGGTTTTTTCAAAATTATTGGTGATAGGGGTCGGGTTGCCGATTGTCTTCCAGGCCTTCATCAATATGGCGGTCGTGGTGCAGCTGTTTCCCGTTACGGGTCAGCCGTTGCCATTGATCAGTATGGGAGGGACCTCCATTTGGATGACCTGTATGGCCATTGGAATTGTGTTGAGTGCCAGCAACAAGAAAGAAAATTTAGAGGAGCAATCCCATGGAATAGATGAAACAAACCCTTTAGAAGTATTAAGTGGACAGATATAG
- the murG gene encoding undecaprenyldiphospho-muramoylpentapeptide beta-N-acetylglucosaminyltransferase, translating into MDRYRFILSGGGTGGHIYPAVAIANELKRRYPDAEFLFVGAKDKMEMEKVPQAGYEIKGLWISGIQRKLTLKNLMFPFKLMSSLLEARKIVKQFKPHVAIGTGGFASGPLLRMAESSGVPCVLQEQNSFAGITNKLLAGKAKKICVAYDGMERFFPKEKIVKTGNPIRTDLVEIKESKKEAAAFFGLDVDKKTVLILGGSLGARRINQLIEKELGFFEEKGLQVLWQCGKLYHEEYKKYESDTVKVLAFVNRMDLAYAAADVSISRAGAGSVSELCLVGKPVIFVPSPNVAEDHQTQNAKALVAKEAAIMLKENELDAEFENSFSHLVSSEELQEKLGKNIKKMAMPKATEHIVDEIEKLLK; encoded by the coding sequence GTGGACAGATATAGATTTATACTTTCTGGAGGGGGAACGGGAGGACATATTTATCCCGCCGTGGCCATAGCGAACGAGTTGAAGCGAAGATATCCTGATGCGGAGTTTTTGTTCGTCGGGGCCAAGGATAAAATGGAAATGGAAAAAGTACCGCAGGCCGGATACGAAATAAAGGGTTTGTGGATAAGTGGAATACAACGGAAACTGACATTGAAAAATCTCATGTTTCCATTTAAACTGATGAGTAGTTTGTTAGAAGCGCGCAAAATAGTGAAACAGTTCAAGCCCCATGTTGCCATTGGCACAGGAGGGTTTGCGAGTGGCCCATTGTTGCGCATGGCCGAAAGCTCGGGTGTTCCCTGTGTGCTGCAAGAGCAAAATTCCTTTGCAGGGATCACGAACAAACTATTGGCAGGAAAAGCAAAGAAAATTTGTGTTGCCTACGATGGCATGGAGCGCTTTTTTCCCAAGGAAAAGATTGTTAAAACAGGAAATCCTATCCGAACGGATTTGGTCGAAATAAAGGAAAGTAAGAAAGAGGCGGCTGCATTTTTTGGACTTGATGTCGATAAAAAGACAGTTTTGATATTGGGCGGAAGCCTTGGAGCACGAAGAATCAACCAATTGATTGAAAAGGAGCTCGGTTTTTTTGAAGAAAAAGGATTGCAAGTGCTTTGGCAATGTGGCAAACTGTATCATGAAGAATACAAGAAGTATGAGTCGGATACCGTAAAGGTGTTGGCTTTCGTCAACCGTATGGATTTGGCCTATGCAGCAGCGGATGTCAGCATTTCAAGGGCTGGAGCCGGTTCGGTCTCGGAGCTTTGTTTGGTGGGCAAACCGGTGATTTTTGTTCCATCGCCCAATGTGGCAGAGGACCATCAAACCCAAAACGCAAAAGCTTTGGTGGCCAAGGAAGCCGCCATCATGCTAAAGGAGAATGAGTTGGATGCTGAATTTGAAAACAGCTTTTCCCATTTGGTGAGTTCAGAAGAGCTTCAGGAAAAATTGGGAAAAAACATTAAAAAAATGGCCATGCCAAAGGCCACGGAACATATTGTGGACGAAATAGAAAAGTTGTTGAAGTGA
- the murC gene encoding UDP-N-acetylmuramate--L-alanine ligase produces MNLKDIHSVYFIGIGGIGMSALARYFKFVGKEVAGYDRTPTPVTDGLIEKGISVHFEDNIDLVSDTFKHPDTLVVYTPAVPSKHTEFQFYQSGGFNLKKRSEVLGIITRDSFCLAVAGTHGKTTTTCILAHLLKECELPMTAFLGGVSEDFDSNFVLDGTEYSVVEADEFDRSFLRLTPTIACITSMDADHLDIYGTKDELDKSFREFVNRIKPEGKLFVRKGLPLEGITFGIEDGADYCIENIEIEHGAYIFDLVTPSEVIKNVKFNKPGRHNLLNGLAAFAMAVQTGCPPHRLAEALATFKGVQRRFSYQIKEKDFVFIDDYAHHPTEISAVHQAIREMHAGEKVTVIFQPHLFSRTRDFADDFAASLSDFDEIILLDIYPAREEPIEGVTSQWLLEKIENPNKKLISKSALLEEVKNCTTGVLVALGAGDIGLEVPKIKKELSYAR; encoded by the coding sequence GTGAATTTGAAGGATATACATAGCGTTTATTTTATCGGTATTGGCGGGATAGGAATGTCCGCCTTGGCGCGCTATTTCAAATTTGTGGGGAAGGAAGTGGCTGGTTATGACCGTACGCCTACACCTGTTACTGATGGATTGATCGAAAAGGGTATATCCGTGCATTTTGAGGATAATATCGATTTGGTGTCGGATACCTTCAAACATCCCGATACTTTGGTGGTCTATACTCCGGCAGTGCCATCAAAACATACGGAGTTCCAGTTTTACCAATCAGGCGGATTCAATCTTAAAAAACGTTCCGAGGTTTTGGGAATAATTACAAGGGATTCTTTTTGTTTGGCCGTTGCAGGTACACATGGCAAGACCACCACGACCTGTATTTTGGCGCACTTGCTAAAAGAATGTGAATTGCCGATGACCGCATTTTTGGGTGGTGTTTCGGAAGATTTTGACAGCAACTTTGTGTTGGATGGCACGGAATATTCCGTAGTGGAGGCCGATGAGTTCGATCGTTCATTTTTACGATTGACGCCTACCATTGCCTGTATTACATCGATGGATGCCGACCACCTAGATATTTATGGTACCAAGGATGAATTGGACAAATCTTTCAGGGAATTTGTGAATAGGATCAAGCCCGAAGGTAAGTTGTTCGTGCGCAAGGGCCTTCCTTTGGAAGGAATCACTTTTGGTATTGAAGATGGTGCCGATTACTGCATAGAAAACATTGAAATTGAACATGGAGCCTACATATTTGATCTCGTAACGCCTTCCGAGGTAATCAAGAACGTAAAGTTCAACAAGCCTGGAAGACACAATTTGCTCAATGGATTAGCTGCTTTTGCGATGGCGGTGCAAACGGGTTGCCCACCCCACCGCCTTGCCGAAGCTTTGGCTACGTTCAAAGGAGTTCAGCGCAGGTTTTCCTATCAGATAAAGGAAAAAGATTTTGTATTCATTGATGATTACGCACATCATCCAACCGAAATAAGTGCCGTGCACCAAGCCATTCGGGAAATGCACGCAGGGGAAAAGGTTACGGTAATCTTTCAACCACACCTATTCTCGCGAACCAGGGATTTTGCGGATGATTTTGCAGCCAGTCTTTCGGATTTTGACGAGATCATCCTGTTGGATATTTACCCCGCCAGGGAGGAACCGATTGAAGGGGTGACATCGCAATGGCTTTTGGAAAAAATAGAGAATCCCAATAAAAAGTTGATTTCAAAATCAGCATTATTGGAAGAAGTAAAGAACTGTACAACAGGGGTCTTGGTGGCTCTTGGGGCAGGTGACATTGGACTTGAGGTGCCAAAAATCAAAAAAGAATTGAGCTATGCGCGTTAA
- a CDS encoding cell division protein FtsQ/DivIB, producing MRVNWDYIKLAFLSVGVVALYGFADHRNQKRMVENVTVKFVGENSLYLTEDAVNKLLIQKYGPLENRPKEQLVLNTIEEVILSNDMVKNAQVYLTVNGELVSKIVQRKPIGRVEGTSKFYLDDLGQRMPLSKHHSARVPIITGKITGKTLEDAYLILDYINNDDFLRKNVIGIHIEDEGKYQLKFRMENFVVNLGGVDNLNKKFSNFMAFYAKAAKDNSLEDYATVSLEFNNQVVCTKI from the coding sequence ATGCGCGTTAATTGGGATTACATAAAATTGGCGTTTTTGTCGGTTGGCGTAGTTGCGCTTTACGGTTTTGCCGACCATCGAAATCAAAAAAGAATGGTGGAAAATGTCACCGTGAAATTTGTTGGCGAAAACAGTTTGTATTTAACTGAGGATGCGGTTAATAAATTGTTAATACAAAAATACGGACCCCTCGAGAACAGGCCCAAAGAACAGTTAGTTTTGAATACCATAGAGGAGGTAATACTATCCAACGATATGGTAAAAAATGCCCAAGTCTATCTTACTGTAAACGGGGAACTTGTATCCAAGATTGTTCAGCGAAAGCCAATTGGAAGGGTGGAAGGTACCTCTAAATTTTATCTCGATGATTTGGGCCAGCGCATGCCATTGTCAAAGCATCATTCGGCAAGAGTCCCCATAATTACCGGTAAGATTACAGGAAAGACCTTGGAGGATGCCTATTTGATTTTGGACTATATCAACAACGACGATTTTTTGAGAAAAAACGTCATTGGGATACATATCGAGGATGAAGGAAAATATCAGCTCAAGTTCCGCATGGAAAACTTTGTAGTGAATTTGGGCGGAGTGGATAACCTGAACAAGAAGTTCAGCAATTTTATGGCCTTTTATGCAAAGGCGGCCAAGGACAATTCCTTGGAGGATTATGCAACAGTTAGTTTGGAATTCAACAATCAAGTGGTTTGCACCAAAATTTAA
- the ftsA gene encoding cell division protein FtsA codes for MEQGNYSVGLDIGTTKIVAIIGRENEYGKIEILGTGRSKSLGVHRGVVNNITQTISSIQQAVEQAELNSGLKIGSVVVGIAGQHIRSLHHSDYITRPNSEEVIDNDDLDKLCNQVYKLVMLPGEEIIHVLPQEYKVDGQSEIKEPVGMYGGRLEANFHVVVGQVSSIKNIGRCIKSAGLDLGNITLEPLASADAVLSQEEKEAGVALIDIGGGTTDLAIFKDGIIRHTSVIPFGGNVITEDIKEGCSIIEKQAELLKIKFGSAWPGENKDNEIVSIPGLRGREPKEITLKNLSKIIHARVVEIVEQVYVEIKNYGHEEQKKKLIAGIVLTGGGSQLKHLKQLVEYITGMDTRIGYPNEHLAGDSDEEVASPLYATAVGLLMNSLEAKKKNRIEQHEEEVHEEEVLVGQENDMGTKATASAATTHTDRKSIFDKWSEKLKDFLDNAE; via the coding sequence ATGGAACAAGGTAATTATTCAGTTGGATTGGATATTGGAACCACCAAGATCGTAGCGATCATTGGTAGGGAAAATGAGTATGGAAAAATTGAAATTTTGGGCACCGGACGTTCAAAAAGTTTGGGTGTTCACCGTGGAGTGGTCAACAATATCACACAGACCATTTCGTCTATTCAACAGGCGGTGGAACAGGCCGAATTGAATTCGGGCCTTAAAATAGGTTCCGTGGTCGTGGGTATTGCAGGTCAGCATATACGAAGCTTGCACCACAGCGATTACATTACCCGGCCCAACTCCGAAGAAGTGATAGACAACGACGATTTGGATAAGCTGTGCAATCAAGTTTACAAATTGGTAATGCTTCCCGGTGAGGAAATCATCCATGTGTTGCCACAAGAGTACAAAGTCGACGGTCAGTCCGAAATCAAGGAGCCTGTTGGAATGTACGGTGGTCGTTTGGAAGCCAACTTTCATGTAGTGGTGGGCCAAGTATCGTCCATCAAAAATATTGGAAGATGTATCAAAAGTGCCGGATTGGACTTGGGCAACATCACTTTGGAGCCTTTAGCTTCCGCTGATGCCGTTTTGAGTCAAGAAGAAAAAGAAGCCGGTGTTGCCTTGATCGATATAGGAGGTGGAACCACGGACCTTGCCATTTTTAAGGACGGCATTATCCGTCACACCTCGGTTATCCCATTTGGAGGTAACGTAATCACCGAAGATATCAAGGAAGGCTGCTCCATCATAGAAAAGCAGGCCGAACTATTGAAGATAAAATTTGGTTCCGCTTGGCCAGGGGAGAACAAGGACAACGAGATTGTGTCCATTCCTGGGCTTAGAGGTCGTGAGCCGAAAGAAATCACCCTAAAAAACCTTTCCAAGATCATCCATGCCCGCGTTGTGGAGATTGTGGAGCAGGTATATGTGGAGATCAAAAACTACGGCCACGAGGAACAAAAGAAAAAATTGATCGCAGGAATTGTACTGACCGGTGGAGGGAGCCAATTGAAACATTTAAAGCAATTGGTCGAATACATTACGGGAATGGACACAAGAATAGGTTATCCGAACGAGCACTTGGCCGGTGATTCGGATGAAGAGGTGGCCAGCCCATTGTATGCAACAGCCGTTGGATTGCTAATGAATTCCCTGGAGGCCAAGAAGAAAAACCGTATCGAGCAGCATGAAGAAGAGGTGCACGAAGAAGAGGTTTTGGTAGGACAAGAAAACGATATGGGAACCAAGGCAACAGCTTCGGCTGCGACCACCCATACGGACAGAAAATCCATTTTTGACAAATGGTCGGAAAAGTTGAAGGACTTTTTGGACAACGCAGAGTAA
- the ftsZ gene encoding cell division protein FtsZ gives MSKNTEFDNIAFDLPKNKSNVIKVIGVGGGGSNAINHMFQAGINGVDFVICNTDAQALQNSAVPNKIQLGVSLTEGLGAGANPDVGEQAALESMEDLKGMLDNNTKMAFITAGMGGGTGTGAAPVIAKLAKEMDVLTVGIVTMPFQFEGAMRNKQAQIGIEKLRANVDSLIVINNNKLREVYGNLGFKAGFSKADEVLATAARGIAEVITHHYTQNIDLRDAKTVLSNSGTAIMGSSAASGSSRATEAIMKALDSPLLNDNKINGAKNVLLLIVSGSQEITIDEIGEINDHIQIEAGHGANIIMGVGEDESLGEAIAVTVIATGFNVDQQDNIVNTESKKVFYTLEDEQTAEQDLTPESTSVQEVKVEKAPEPEPAPEPEPKPNVVKHTLEMEEEPVREVKQTIAPKVETKDPDLIPTTNYIRNFNVFYEEVIADKVEDDFIIIEAKNVINNFDVIDAEVVPSKSSEDQFTLSFDMPLNNEVEEEEEKEHTVTFNLDDDGLGDVEVNDYVEVKPVLEYKKEGETRYDLQEYMELEERLTGAKSKAETHEPKMVENELVFEKKTVEIEEKEEAKAQNEETMASLDPMNSSISDILKDRADERRRKLKNFNYKFQNNRNSIDEIEKQPAYKRQGVDLNDVPKEQKVSRTTLGEDSNDDLQLRSNNSFLHDNVD, from the coding sequence ATGAGTAAGAACACTGAATTTGACAATATCGCTTTTGATTTGCCCAAGAACAAAAGCAACGTAATTAAAGTTATCGGAGTAGGTGGCGGTGGTAGCAATGCCATCAACCACATGTTCCAGGCCGGAATCAACGGAGTGGATTTTGTAATCTGCAATACCGATGCCCAGGCTTTGCAAAATAGTGCCGTGCCCAATAAAATACAATTAGGGGTCTCCCTTACCGAAGGTTTGGGAGCTGGTGCCAATCCCGATGTTGGTGAACAGGCAGCCTTGGAAAGCATGGAGGATTTAAAAGGTATGCTGGACAATAATACAAAAATGGCCTTCATCACTGCGGGAATGGGCGGTGGAACAGGTACGGGCGCAGCCCCTGTTATCGCTAAGCTCGCTAAGGAAATGGATGTTCTTACGGTTGGTATCGTTACCATGCCGTTCCAGTTCGAAGGGGCCATGCGGAACAAACAAGCGCAGATAGGGATAGAGAAATTGCGTGCCAACGTGGATTCCTTGATCGTTATCAACAATAATAAACTTAGGGAAGTTTACGGTAATCTTGGGTTTAAGGCCGGTTTCTCAAAAGCGGATGAAGTTTTGGCCACTGCGGCAAGGGGTATCGCAGAGGTAATTACCCATCACTACACACAGAATATCGACCTTAGGGATGCCAAGACCGTCCTGTCCAATAGCGGAACCGCCATCATGGGCTCTTCGGCCGCTTCGGGATCATCCAGGGCTACCGAGGCCATTATGAAGGCATTGGATTCACCATTGTTGAACGATAATAAGATCAATGGGGCCAAAAATGTATTGTTGCTCATTGTTTCCGGCTCGCAGGAGATTACCATTGATGAAATAGGAGAGATCAATGATCACATCCAAATTGAAGCAGGTCATGGTGCCAACATCATTATGGGTGTCGGTGAAGATGAGAGCTTAGGTGAAGCTATTGCAGTAACCGTAATCGCTACGGGTTTTAATGTGGATCAACAAGATAACATTGTAAATACCGAGTCCAAAAAGGTCTTCTACACCTTGGAGGACGAACAGACCGCAGAGCAGGATCTTACTCCCGAGTCGACTTCGGTTCAAGAGGTCAAAGTTGAAAAAGCTCCAGAGCCTGAACCGGCTCCTGAACCAGAGCCCAAACCAAATGTGGTGAAGCATACCTTGGAAATGGAGGAAGAGCCAGTGCGGGAGGTAAAGCAGACCATCGCTCCAAAAGTTGAAACAAAGGACCCGGACCTTATACCGACGACCAACTACATCAGGAACTTTAATGTGTTCTATGAGGAAGTCATCGCAGATAAGGTGGAGGACGATTTTATTATCATCGAGGCCAAAAATGTCATCAATAACTTTGATGTCATCGATGCAGAGGTGGTACCATCAAAAAGCAGTGAAGACCAGTTCACTTTGAGCTTCGATATGCCCTTGAACAATGAAGTTGAAGAGGAAGAAGAAAAAGAGCATACAGTAACCTTTAATTTGGACGATGATGGTCTGGGCGATGTGGAAGTGAACGATTATGTCGAGGTGAAGCCTGTTTTGGAATACAAAAAAGAAGGTGAGACCAGATACGACCTTCAAGAATACATGGAATTGGAAGAGCGATTGACCGGAGCCAAATCAAAAGCAGAGACCCACGAACCAAAAATGGTCGAGAACGAGCTTGTTTTTGAGAAAAAGACAGTCGAGATAGAGGAAAAGGAGGAAGCCAAGGCTCAAAATGAGGAAACCATGGCGAGTTTGGATCCAATGAACAGTTCTATCAGCGATATTTTAAAAGATCGTGCCGATGAGCGCAGAAGAAAGCTCAAGAATTTCAATTATAAGTTCCAGAACAACAGGAACAGTATTGACGAAATTGAAAAGCAGCCGGCATATAAGCGGCAGGGAGTTGACCTGAACGATGTTCCAAAGGAGCAAAAAGTGTCCCGTACCACTTTGGGGGAGGACAGCAACGATGATTTGCAATTGCGTTCCAACAACTCTTTTTTACACGATAATGTTGATTAG
- a CDS encoding GatB/YqeY domain-containing protein, whose protein sequence is MSLQDKVMTEMKAAMKAKDTVALESLRAVKSAILLAKTDKGGGAELSEEDEIKLVQKLVKQRKDSAVIYQEQGRADLAEPELAQVAVIEKFLPEQLTEEEIEKVVVQTIDAVGASGMQDMGKVMGIVSKELAGQADGKTISAIVKKKLSS, encoded by the coding sequence ATGAGTTTGCAAGATAAGGTGATGACCGAAATGAAGGCCGCAATGAAAGCAAAGGACACCGTTGCCTTGGAATCGTTGCGAGCGGTTAAGTCGGCCATTTTATTGGCCAAGACCGATAAAGGCGGTGGAGCAGAACTATCTGAGGAAGATGAAATAAAACTGGTTCAAAAATTGGTGAAACAGCGAAAGGACAGTGCTGTGATTTACCAAGAGCAAGGCCGTGCAGACCTTGCGGAACCGGAATTGGCACAAGTAGCCGTTATAGAAAAATTCTTGCCGGAGCAGCTTACCGAAGAAGAAATAGAAAAGGTGGTGGTACAGACCATTGATGCTGTTGGGGCTTCCGGTATGCAGGATATGGGCAAGGTGATGGGAATTGTTTCCAAAGAATTGGCCGGACAGGCCGATGGCAAAACTATATCGGCGATTGTAAAGAAAAAATTGAGTTCATAA
- a CDS encoding site-specific integrase, translating to MRTRSTFSISFWISTARRVDGTAKIYARITVDSQRTNMSLKYTIPTEIWDRKGSRVLGHTKEAREINTYLMEVETELFQCYRALKSKSHYITPQMVKAYYFGEDGSNIKIKTLFEHHNVHCAHNLCKATLRHYRTTQNYLLKYINEQYKSDDYPISQLDHNFIVGFETFLRKLYPRHKHEKLSNNGAMKHIQRLRKMTRMALDNEWIDRDPFRRFKVKMERKEKEFLTLQELQDIQEYYTGIERLRIVKDLFVFSCYTGISYCDLMELGEDNLVLGIDGKHWISTKRLKTKNTFKLPLIGPALSIIKRYHYHPKKSPEKLFPSISNQKLNSYLKELADACKIRKNITFHMARHTFATTITLSNGVPIETVSKILGHTKLATTQVYARVLDRKISEDMDGLDTILDKKMSESNIAKERFGNFDH from the coding sequence ATGAGAACAAGGTCAACATTTTCAATTAGTTTTTGGATAAGTACTGCAAGAAGGGTTGATGGCACAGCAAAGATCTATGCCCGTATCACGGTCGATTCACAAAGGACCAACATGAGTCTGAAGTATACTATCCCTACAGAAATTTGGGACAGAAAAGGGTCCAGGGTTCTGGGGCATACCAAAGAGGCAAGGGAAATCAACACCTATCTTATGGAGGTTGAAACAGAACTTTTTCAATGTTATCGAGCATTAAAATCTAAATCCCACTATATTACCCCACAGATGGTCAAGGCTTACTATTTTGGGGAAGACGGGAGTAATATCAAAATAAAGACACTCTTCGAGCACCACAATGTGCATTGCGCCCACAATTTGTGCAAGGCTACACTGAGGCATTACAGGACGACACAGAACTACCTATTGAAGTATATCAATGAACAATATAAAAGCGACGATTATCCAATTTCACAGCTAGACCATAATTTTATTGTCGGATTTGAGACGTTTCTTCGCAAACTCTATCCCAGGCATAAACATGAAAAGCTTTCAAATAATGGAGCGATGAAGCATATTCAACGCCTGCGCAAGATGACAAGAATGGCTTTGGACAATGAATGGATTGACAGAGATCCCTTTCGCAGGTTCAAAGTAAAGATGGAAAGAAAAGAAAAGGAGTTCCTGACCTTGCAGGAACTACAGGACATTCAAGAATACTATACGGGTATAGAGCGGCTACGCATCGTCAAGGACCTATTTGTTTTCAGTTGTTACACAGGCATTTCCTATTGTGACTTGATGGAACTTGGAGAGGATAACCTAGTACTGGGAATAGATGGAAAACATTGGATAAGTACCAAAAGGCTAAAGACCAAGAACACCTTCAAGCTTCCCCTAATAGGTCCTGCCCTATCCATTATCAAGAGATACCATTACCACCCGAAAAAAAGCCCGGAAAAATTATTCCCAAGCATCTCCAACCAAAAACTGAACAGTTATCTCAAAGAGTTGGCAGATGCGTGTAAAATAAGGAAGAATATCACTTTTCACATGGCAAGGCACACATTTGCCACTACGATTACATTGAGTAACGGGGTGCCAATCGAGACGGTCTCGAAGATATTGGGGCATACTAAATTGGCCACCACCCAGGTCTATGCACGGGTGCTGGACAGAAAGATAAGTGAGGACATGGACGGACTTGATACCATACTGGACAAAAAAATGTCAGAATCCAATATTGCAAAGGAAAGATTTGGAAATTTTGACCATTGA